One genomic window of Prochlorococcus sp. MIT 0801 includes the following:
- the devC gene encoding ABC transporter permease DevC: protein MNFLKKRKIPLAWLLLTRQPLRILVAIAGIAFAGILMFMQLGFRDGLFDASVTVHKLFDADLVLISPRSKSSISMSGFPRRRLVQAMAHQDVTGTTAVNWNFLLWRNPENLSTRSILALGFEPSKPLLIDSDFERKAKTLKNKGRVLFDDLSRDEFGPISSWFKSGRVVETEVAGRRVRVSGIVSLGPSFGADGNLITSTETYLGLSPGNPKGSIEIGLVRLAKGSDIEKVVRSLNISLPSDVKVMSLKSFIDFEKNYWKSSTSIGFIFTLGAAMGFIVGCVIVYQILYSDVSDHLPEYATLMAMGYNLRSLLGVVAREGFILSIMGYIPAYLSGQALYALVRSSTKLPVEMSFSRASIIFCLILFMCMGSALAAMKKLADADPAEIF, encoded by the coding sequence ATAAATTTTTTAAAAAAAAGAAAAATACCTCTTGCTTGGCTTTTGCTGACAAGACAACCTTTAAGAATATTGGTAGCTATTGCAGGAATAGCATTTGCTGGAATCTTGATGTTCATGCAATTAGGTTTCAGAGATGGTTTATTTGACGCAAGTGTTACTGTTCATAAGTTATTTGACGCAGATTTGGTATTAATTAGTCCTCGCTCAAAAAGTTCAATAAGTATGAGTGGGTTTCCTCGAAGAAGATTAGTTCAAGCAATGGCACATCAGGATGTGACTGGAACAACAGCGGTTAATTGGAATTTTCTGCTTTGGCGAAACCCTGAAAATTTATCAACAAGATCAATTCTTGCTTTAGGCTTTGAGCCAAGTAAGCCGTTGTTGATTGATTCTGATTTTGAGAGAAAGGCTAAAACTTTAAAAAATAAAGGAAGGGTTTTATTTGATGATCTTTCCAGAGATGAATTTGGACCTATATCGTCATGGTTTAAATCAGGACGTGTAGTTGAAACTGAAGTCGCAGGGAGAAGAGTTAGAGTTTCTGGCATAGTTAGTTTAGGTCCTTCCTTTGGTGCAGATGGGAATTTAATAACTAGCACTGAGACATACTTAGGATTATCTCCGGGGAATCCCAAAGGAAGTATTGAAATTGGTTTGGTAAGATTAGCGAAGGGATCTGATATTGAAAAAGTTGTTCGCTCTTTAAATATAAGTTTGCCTAGTGACGTTAAGGTTATGTCTTTGAAATCATTTATAGATTTTGAGAAAAATTATTGGAAAAGTAGTACATCGATTGGATTTATTTTTACATTGGGAGCTGCAATGGGATTTATTGTTGGTTGTGTAATTGTTTATCAAATTCTTTACAGTGATGTCAGTGATCATTTACCTGAATATGCAACCCTAATGGCTATGGGTTACAACTTAAGAAGCCTATTAGGAGTTGTAGCTAGAGAAGGATTCATTTTATCAATAATGGGTTATATACCTGCTTATCTTTCAGGACAAGCTTTGTATGCTTTGGTTAGATCATCAACTAAATTGCCTGTTGAAATGAGTTTTAGTAGAGCATCAATTATATTTTGCTTGATACTTTTTATGTGTATGGGATCAGCATTAGCAGCTATGAAAAAATTGGCAGATGCTGATCCTGCTGAGATATTTTGA
- a CDS encoding DevA family ABC transporter ATP-binding protein: MTNINNNTLNISSLNHWYGHGEMRRHVLQSVSMEISPGEVVLLTGPSGCGKTTLLTLIGALRKVQDGELKVFGKQLFGASRKTRQNLRKNIGMIFQGHNLLRCLTAEQNVQMGADLLNGFSYKARRAQSREWLRAVGLEDHLSKLPHDLSGGQKQRVAIARALAARPKLLLADEPTSALDSSTGREIVDLLKKLALEQSCSVLMVTHDPRILDVADRLLQMEDGQILPSV; the protein is encoded by the coding sequence ATGACAAATATAAATAATAATACTTTAAATATTTCTTCTTTGAATCATTGGTATGGTCATGGAGAAATGAGAAGGCATGTTCTCCAATCTGTCTCAATGGAAATTTCTCCTGGTGAGGTTGTATTGCTGACGGGACCTTCCGGATGTGGAAAAACTACTCTTTTGACTTTGATTGGAGCTCTTCGTAAAGTTCAAGATGGTGAACTTAAAGTATTTGGTAAACAACTATTTGGAGCAAGTAGAAAAACTAGACAGAACCTTAGAAAAAATATTGGAATGATTTTTCAGGGTCATAATCTTTTGAGATGTCTCACCGCTGAACAAAATGTCCAAATGGGTGCTGACCTTTTAAATGGATTTTCATACAAAGCTCGAAGGGCCCAGTCTAGAGAATGGCTTAGAGCTGTTGGATTAGAAGACCACTTATCTAAGCTGCCGCATGATTTATCAGGTGGGCAAAAACAACGAGTTGCTATTGCCAGAGCCCTTGCCGCTAGACCAAAATTACTATTAGCGGATGAACCAACATCTGCATTAGATAGTTCAACTGGTAGAGAAATTGTTGATTTGTTAAAAAAACTAGCTTTAGAACAATCCTGTTCAGTGTTGATGGTTACGCATGATCCAAGAATATTGGATGTGGCAGATCGTCTCTTGCAAATGGAAGATGGCCAAATATTGCCCTCTGTTTAG
- a CDS encoding glycosyltransferase family 2 protein — protein MLISVVIPTYNRLPILKKCLDALENQSLNVEIHDFEIVIVDDGSTDGTVDWLRTNIETYPHLRLFEQSHGGPALGRNLGVEKSKGELIVFIDSDLVVDRYFLRNHLDSLFVAWKKLGNRKCFTYGSVINTSNFNNPNSEPFKLQDLSWAYFATGNVAIDKNVLEISGLFDPSFRLYGWEDLELGERLRNMGVKLIKCPRAIGYHWHPALALDQIPQLIQIEKERAKMGLVFYRKHPSLRVKFIIQYTFFHRCLWEFLTLGGFINTKTLRPLLAFLIKNGQSSLAMELLRLPLNLIGVRQIFREASLIGLR, from the coding sequence ATGTTAATTAGCGTTGTTATACCAACTTATAATAGACTTCCAATACTAAAAAAGTGTCTAGATGCATTAGAAAATCAAAGTTTGAATGTTGAAATTCATGATTTTGAAATTGTAATAGTCGATGACGGATCAACAGATGGGACAGTTGATTGGCTAAGAACTAATATTGAGACTTATCCTCATTTAAGACTTTTTGAACAATCTCATGGAGGGCCTGCTCTAGGAAGAAATCTTGGAGTGGAAAAGTCAAAAGGTGAATTAATTGTTTTTATAGATAGTGATCTAGTTGTTGATAGATATTTCCTAAGGAACCATCTAGATTCCTTGTTCGTAGCCTGGAAAAAACTTGGTAATAGAAAATGTTTTACATATGGATCTGTCATAAATACTTCTAATTTTAATAATCCAAATTCTGAACCTTTTAAACTTCAAGACTTGTCTTGGGCTTACTTCGCTACTGGAAATGTTGCTATTGATAAAAACGTTTTAGAAATCTCAGGCCTTTTTGACCCTTCTTTTCGACTATATGGTTGGGAAGATTTGGAATTAGGTGAAAGACTAAGAAATATGGGAGTTAAACTTATCAAATGTCCAAGAGCTATTGGATATCATTGGCATCCTGCTTTAGCTCTTGATCAAATTCCTCAGTTGATTCAAATTGAAAAAGAGAGAGCAAAGATGGGATTAGTTTTTTATCGTAAACATCCAAGTTTGAGAGTGAAATTTATTATTCAATACACTTTTTTTCATCGATGTCTTTGGGAATTTTTAACTCTTGGTGGATTTATTAATACGAAGACACTAAGACCTCTTTTGGCTTTTCTAATTAAGAATGGTCAATCTAGTTTGGCTATGGAATTGTTAAGACTTCCTCTTAATTTGATTGGAGTGAGACAAATTTTTAGAGAAGCATCATTAATTGGACTCCGATGA
- the rpsB gene encoding 30S ribosomal protein S2: MAVVSLSEMMEAGAHFGHQTRRWNPKMSRYIFSARNGVHIIDLVKTAVCMNSAYKWTRGAARSGKRFLFVGTKKQASEVVAQEAIRCGASYVNQRWLGGMLTNWTTMKARIDRLKDLERMESSGAIAMRPKKEGAVLRRELERLQKYLGGLKGMRRLPDVVILVDQRRETNAVLEARKLDIPLVSMLDTNCDPDLCEIPIPCNDDAVRSVQLVLGRLADAINEGRHGPNE; encoded by the coding sequence ATGGCTGTAGTTTCTCTCTCAGAGATGATGGAAGCTGGTGCTCACTTCGGGCATCAGACAAGAAGATGGAATCCCAAGATGTCCCGTTACATCTTTTCAGCTCGTAATGGGGTGCACATCATTGATCTAGTTAAAACTGCTGTTTGTATGAACAGCGCCTATAAGTGGACAAGAGGAGCTGCAAGAAGTGGAAAAAGATTCCTTTTTGTAGGTACTAAAAAACAAGCTTCCGAAGTAGTTGCTCAAGAGGCTATTAGGTGCGGAGCTTCTTACGTGAATCAAAGATGGCTAGGAGGTATGCTTACAAATTGGACAACAATGAAAGCAAGAATTGATAGGCTAAAAGATCTTGAACGTATGGAATCGAGTGGTGCTATTGCAATGCGCCCCAAAAAGGAAGGAGCGGTATTACGTAGAGAATTAGAAAGATTGCAAAAATACCTTGGTGGACTTAAAGGAATGAGACGTCTGCCTGATGTTGTGATTTTAGTTGATCAAAGGCGCGAAACAAACGCCGTTTTAGAGGCCAGGAAACTCGATATCCCATTGGTGTCAATGCTTGATACTAATTGTGATCCAGATCTTTGTGAGATTCCAATACCATGTAATGACGATGCAGTTCGATCTGTTCAACTCGTTTTGGGGAGATTAGCTGATGCTATCAATGAAGGGAGACATGGACCCAATGAGTAG
- the tsf gene encoding translation elongation factor Ts — MAEITAKLVKELRDKTSAGMMDCKKALIENKGDMDKSIEWLRQKGIASAEKKSSRVAAEGAVGSYIHTGSRVGVLLELNCETDFVARGDLFQGLLRDLSMQVAACPSVEYVSVDQIPESIANKEKEIEMGRDDLSGKPDQIKAKIVEGRIGKRLKEMALLEQPFIKDSSINVEELVKQVAGKIGENIRVRRFTRYILGEGIEVKGPDFAEEVASMTSI; from the coding sequence ATGGCGGAAATAACAGCTAAACTTGTTAAAGAACTGCGAGATAAGACATCCGCAGGAATGATGGACTGTAAAAAAGCCCTTATCGAAAATAAGGGAGATATGGATAAGTCTATTGAGTGGTTAAGACAAAAAGGCATTGCCAGCGCTGAAAAGAAATCAAGTAGAGTTGCCGCTGAGGGTGCTGTAGGTAGTTATATTCATACAGGTTCTCGTGTAGGTGTTCTTCTGGAATTGAACTGCGAGACTGATTTTGTTGCTAGAGGTGATTTATTCCAAGGCCTTTTAAGAGACTTATCTATGCAAGTAGCCGCTTGTCCAAGTGTTGAATATGTAAGTGTCGATCAAATTCCAGAATCAATTGCCAACAAAGAGAAAGAAATAGAAATGGGAAGAGATGACCTCTCTGGTAAGCCTGATCAAATAAAAGCTAAAATCGTTGAAGGAAGAATAGGAAAGAGATTAAAAGAAATGGCTCTCTTAGAACAGCCTTTCATAAAAGATAGTTCAATAAATGTTGAAGAGTTGGTAAAACAAGTTGCTGGGAAAATTGGAGAAAATATAAGAGTTCGTAGATTTACTAGATATATACTTGGAGAGGGGATTGAGGTTAAAGGACCTGACTTTGCAGAAGAGGTCGCTTCTATGACTTCAATTTGA
- the recG gene encoding ATP-dependent DNA helicase RecG, producing the protein MVEGYNKNITSTDSESTPESKSSELTTWIRSMQQALTVEVDHGFTNIQGRTNKFSYFVSGYLLSAPSKAVREFDFSRLQELALDYKKYPTMSTDDRRKLIVQTRQALHNLCKYKEAEEKIESKKLKIRRSQDSILLKRRSSEDSLSLGSAISAVKGVGVKQAERLSALGLILIRDLINYFPRDYVDYSSLKTIDRTQAGQNVTIVAKVRRCSSFKSPKNPNLSILELFIKDKTGGMKVTRFFAGRRSSSIAYVKSQQSLYQVGATVAVSGLVKESKYGKSLNDPLIEIIDSPNGYLKSRTIGQILPVYSLTEGITADKFRDLIQSILYLTTNIKDPLPKEVLNRLDLPTRKKAFFHIHKPEDSKTLAKAKRRIVFDEFLLLQLSLLLRRDLHKKSNSPQLSIEPNINSLVGKFLSILPFSLTNAQRRVLKEIESDIVKTEPMSRLLQGDVGSGKTVIAIAALLTAVQSGWQGAFMAPTEVLASQHFQTLSKLIPQLELNVDLLTGSTPKSRRKQILTDLANGSTKILVGTHALFEDPVVFERLGLVVVDEQHRFGVKQRNKLLNKGLQPHLLTMTATPIPRTLSLTLYGDLDVSQLDELPPGRTPINTQLISPKDKNYAYDLIRNEINKGRQIYVVLPLIEESEKLELSAAIDVHHQLSTEIFSEFKVELLHGKMKSIEKQKVIQNFINKKSDILVSTTVIEVGVDVPNASVMLIEDSDRFGLAQLHQLRGRVGRGASKSYCLLSHQNKNKLSRQRLDVLVNSNDGFEISEIDLRFRGPGQVLGTKQSGLPDFALASLADDADVLEIARNEARSILDSDPLLSNNSMLRLLIKEQWERLKIGNKLN; encoded by the coding sequence ATGGTGGAAGGATACAACAAAAATATAACCAGCACTGATTCCGAATCTACTCCTGAAAGCAAATCAAGTGAACTAACGACTTGGATTCGATCTATGCAGCAAGCTTTAACAGTTGAGGTGGATCACGGTTTTACTAATATTCAAGGGAGAACAAATAAATTTTCTTATTTTGTAAGTGGATATTTATTAAGTGCTCCTTCTAAAGCTGTTAGGGAGTTTGATTTTTCTAGATTACAAGAGCTCGCTTTAGATTATAAAAAATATCCAACTATGTCTACAGACGATAGACGTAAATTAATAGTTCAGACCAGACAGGCTCTTCATAACCTTTGTAAATATAAGGAAGCCGAAGAGAAAATAGAGTCGAAAAAATTAAAAATAAGAAGATCTCAAGACTCTATTTTGCTTAAGAGGCGTTCTTCGGAAGACTCACTAAGTTTAGGGAGTGCGATTTCTGCTGTAAAAGGGGTTGGCGTTAAACAAGCTGAGAGATTGTCTGCATTAGGTCTTATTTTAATTCGTGATCTCATTAATTATTTTCCTCGCGATTATGTTGATTACTCTTCATTGAAAACGATAGATAGAACTCAAGCAGGTCAGAATGTAACGATTGTGGCAAAAGTTAGACGATGCAGTTCATTTAAAAGTCCTAAAAATCCAAATCTTTCCATTCTTGAGTTGTTCATAAAAGATAAGACAGGAGGAATGAAAGTTACTAGATTTTTTGCAGGTCGTCGGAGTAGCAGTATTGCGTATGTAAAATCTCAACAAAGTTTGTATCAAGTTGGTGCAACTGTTGCGGTAAGTGGGTTAGTTAAGGAAAGTAAATATGGCAAATCGTTAAATGATCCTTTAATTGAAATTATTGATAGCCCCAATGGTTATTTGAAATCTAGAACTATTGGTCAGATATTGCCTGTGTATTCTTTAACTGAAGGTATTACCGCTGATAAATTCAGAGATCTAATACAATCGATACTTTATTTGACAACTAATATTAAAGATCCATTGCCTAAAGAGGTATTAAATAGACTTGATTTACCTACTAGGAAAAAAGCATTTTTTCATATTCATAAGCCTGAGGATTCAAAAACTTTAGCTAAAGCAAAAAGAAGAATTGTATTTGATGAGTTTTTACTATTGCAGCTTAGTCTTCTTTTAAGACGTGATTTACATAAGAAATCTAATTCTCCTCAACTAAGTATTGAGCCAAATATTAATAGCCTTGTTGGGAAATTCCTGAGTATTCTACCCTTCTCTCTGACTAATGCTCAAAGAAGGGTTTTAAAGGAAATTGAATCAGACATAGTTAAAACAGAGCCAATGTCTCGACTATTACAAGGCGATGTTGGTAGTGGTAAAACTGTTATCGCTATTGCAGCACTTCTCACTGCAGTTCAATCAGGATGGCAGGGTGCTTTTATGGCGCCAACTGAGGTGCTCGCATCACAACACTTTCAAACACTAAGTAAATTGATTCCTCAACTTGAGTTAAATGTTGATCTTTTAACTGGTTCTACGCCAAAATCTCGTCGTAAACAAATACTTACTGATTTAGCAAATGGCTCTACAAAAATTCTTGTTGGAACTCATGCCTTATTTGAAGACCCAGTTGTCTTCGAACGACTTGGCCTTGTAGTTGTCGATGAGCAACATCGTTTCGGAGTTAAGCAGAGGAACAAATTATTGAACAAAGGCTTACAACCTCACTTGCTAACGATGACGGCTACACCCATTCCTAGAACCTTGTCACTTACTTTGTATGGCGATCTGGATGTTAGTCAATTAGATGAGCTTCCACCTGGTCGAACTCCTATTAATACTCAGCTTATATCACCAAAAGATAAAAATTATGCATATGATTTGATCAGGAATGAAATTAATAAAGGACGTCAAATTTATGTTGTTTTACCTTTAATTGAAGAATCTGAGAAACTAGAACTTAGTGCAGCTATTGACGTACATCATCAATTGTCTACTGAAATATTTTCAGAATTTAAAGTTGAATTACTTCATGGCAAAATGAAAAGTATAGAAAAGCAGAAGGTTATTCAGAATTTTATAAATAAAAAAAGCGATATTTTGGTATCTACTACGGTCATCGAAGTAGGTGTTGATGTTCCAAATGCTAGTGTAATGTTGATAGAAGATTCTGATCGTTTTGGTTTGGCTCAATTGCATCAACTAAGGGGTCGAGTAGGAAGGGGAGCATCCAAGTCATACTGTCTCTTGAGTCATCAAAACAAAAATAAACTATCTAGACAAAGATTGGACGTTCTTGTGAACTCTAATGACGGATTTGAAATTTCTGAAATTGATTTGCGTTTTCGTGGACCTGGACAAGTCTTAGGTACTAAACAATCAGGCTTACCTGACTTTGCTCTGGCATCATTAGCTGATGATGCTGATGTCCTAGAAATCGCCCGGAATGAAGCTCGAAGTATTTTAGATTCCGATCCTTTGCTTTCAAATAACTCAATGCTTCGTTTGTTAATCAAAGAGCAGTGGGAGAGACTAAAAATTGGTAATAAATTAAATTAA
- a CDS encoding M15 family metallopeptidase: protein MNLRPWNNIKINECNEPLVSIPQSIFRLTPHPYMSLGAPYSTGVDPWVLRPSVLKRLIRAQQYLFDSSPHLQLALFDAWRPISVQKFMFNYTIQKTCRSKGIHIDDDISNNGDIIDVIEEVGRFWAKPSSNPLTPPPHSTGAAIDLTLADMSGNPLDLGGKIDFIGAESSPDFYKKANLRMPCSKYQVFHKRRSLLFSIMEQAGFVQHPNEWWHFSYGDQLWSWLSNQGNPIYGAALEVSKDITLSEPSLVT, encoded by the coding sequence ATGAATTTGCGACCTTGGAATAATATAAAAATAAATGAATGTAATGAGCCTTTAGTTTCTATCCCTCAATCCATTTTTCGACTAACACCTCATCCCTATATGTCGTTAGGTGCACCATATTCAACTGGAGTAGATCCATGGGTTTTACGACCCAGTGTTTTAAAAAGATTGATACGAGCACAACAATATCTTTTTGATAGTAGTCCTCATTTACAGTTGGCTTTGTTTGATGCATGGAGACCTATCTCTGTCCAGAAATTCATGTTCAATTACACTATTCAAAAAACTTGTAGATCTAAGGGGATACATATTGATGATGATATCTCAAATAATGGAGACATCATTGATGTGATTGAGGAGGTTGGACGTTTCTGGGCAAAACCTTCATCTAATCCTCTTACACCTCCTCCTCATAGTACTGGTGCTGCAATAGATTTGACTCTTGCTGATATGAGCGGAAATCCATTAGATCTTGGCGGGAAAATAGATTTTATTGGTGCTGAATCTAGTCCTGACTTTTATAAGAAAGCCAATTTAAGGATGCCTTGTTCAAAATATCAAGTTTTTCATAAAAGAAGATCTCTTTTGTTTTCAATTATGGAACAGGCTGGATTCGTTCAACACCCAAACGAATGGTGGCATTTTAGCTATGGAGATCAATTATGGTCTTGGCTAAGCAATCAAGGTAATCCTATCTATGGAGCTGCACTTGAAGTAAGTAAAGACATTACACTTTCAGAGCCAAGTTTAGTCACATGA
- a CDS encoding NADPH-dependent assimilatory sulfite reductase hemoprotein subunit, producing MNFDENESTNIEQTEQTVPSPCIANNSPRAKFEQFKADSNYLNEPLNSELLNDSDHFTNDAVQLLKFHGSYQQDDREHRKRGGTGKDWQMMLRLRNPAGYVPGPLFVALDELSDRLGNQTLRATTRQCFQMHGIKKVNIKEVIGTIVKSMGSTLAACGDVNRNVMAPAAPYEKGSYPAARKLANDIADVLSPKKAEKTYIDLWVDGEIKYAIKPSSEVKRNRKLQLKPGVFSGDEKEPLYGATYLPRKFKCATTVPGDNSVDILTHDIGLVTFTNKKGVLEGCNVYVGGGMGRTHNLDTTFARIADPIGYVEGEYILELVQSILALQRDYGDRKTRRHSRLKYVLHDMGVDWFKKQLTTKYFTRQIENLKHEGDTILEDYLGWHQQSEKLWFVGLPLLSGRLTGRVKKELRNIVEKYALDVRLTPNQDLLLCNIGNYQKASVKKALIDIGFIHPETPDRLARHAMACPALPLCGLAMTEAERFLPELLERINNQLKILDINKSVLIRVTGCPNGCARPYMAELALVGSGLNQYQLWLGGSTNLKRLATPYLQKMPIDDLEKTLEPLFLSWKDTGTSSSLGDHVTKLGSESVMSLLTSSAAP from the coding sequence ATGAACTTTGATGAAAATGAAAGTACCAATATTGAACAGACAGAACAAACTGTTCCATCACCTTGCATAGCTAATAATTCACCTCGGGCAAAATTTGAACAATTTAAAGCCGATAGTAATTATTTAAATGAACCCCTAAACAGTGAGTTATTAAATGACAGCGATCACTTTACAAACGACGCAGTACAACTTTTAAAATTTCACGGTAGTTATCAACAAGACGATCGAGAGCATAGAAAAAGAGGGGGCACAGGTAAAGATTGGCAAATGATGCTGAGGCTAAGAAATCCAGCTGGTTATGTGCCTGGTCCACTCTTTGTTGCATTAGACGAGCTATCTGATCGACTAGGGAATCAAACGCTTAGAGCGACCACTCGCCAATGCTTCCAAATGCATGGAATAAAAAAAGTAAATATTAAAGAAGTAATAGGAACAATAGTCAAATCGATGGGATCTACACTTGCAGCCTGTGGAGACGTCAACAGAAATGTAATGGCTCCTGCAGCCCCCTACGAAAAAGGCTCCTATCCTGCCGCGAGAAAATTAGCTAATGATATTGCCGATGTTTTATCGCCCAAAAAAGCAGAAAAAACATACATTGATTTATGGGTTGATGGCGAGATCAAATATGCTATCAAGCCTTCTTCTGAAGTTAAAAGAAATAGAAAGCTCCAACTAAAGCCTGGTGTTTTTAGTGGGGATGAAAAAGAGCCTTTATATGGTGCAACCTATCTACCAAGAAAATTCAAATGTGCAACGACAGTCCCGGGAGACAACTCAGTGGACATTCTTACTCATGACATAGGTTTAGTGACGTTCACAAACAAAAAAGGAGTTCTAGAAGGATGTAATGTCTATGTAGGAGGAGGCATGGGTAGAACACACAACTTGGACACTACATTTGCGAGGATAGCAGATCCAATTGGCTATGTAGAAGGAGAATATATCTTAGAACTTGTTCAATCTATACTCGCTCTTCAAAGAGATTATGGAGACAGAAAAACAAGAAGACATTCAAGACTAAAATACGTTTTGCACGACATGGGCGTGGATTGGTTTAAGAAACAGTTAACAACTAAATATTTTACGAGACAAATTGAAAACCTTAAGCACGAAGGGGATACAATACTTGAAGATTATTTAGGTTGGCATCAACAATCTGAGAAGCTATGGTTTGTTGGTCTACCTTTGTTGTCAGGTAGACTTACAGGAAGAGTAAAGAAAGAGCTTAGAAATATAGTTGAAAAATATGCATTAGATGTGCGTTTAACTCCCAACCAAGATCTTTTATTGTGCAATATCGGTAATTATCAAAAAGCCAGTGTAAAGAAGGCACTCATTGATATTGGTTTTATACATCCGGAGACTCCTGACCGATTGGCCAGACATGCCATGGCTTGTCCAGCTCTTCCATTATGTGGACTAGCAATGACAGAAGCAGAAAGATTCTTACCTGAGCTCTTGGAGAGAATAAACAATCAATTAAAAATTCTAGACATCAATAAATCAGTCCTAATTAGAGTAACAGGTTGTCCGAATGGATGTGCTCGCCCTTATATGGCCGAATTAGCTCTTGTTGGTAGTGGTTTAAATCAATACCAACTTTGGCTTGGAGGCAGCACTAATTTAAAAAGGTTGGCGACTCCATATCTACAAAAAATGCCTATAGATGACTTAGAAAAGACATTAGAGCCTTTATTCCTTAGCTGGAAAGATACTGGAACCTCATCAAGTCTTGGGGATCATGTGACTAAACTTGGCTCTGAAAGTGTAATGTCTTTACTTACTTCAAGTGCAGCTCCATAG